The proteins below are encoded in one region of Buteo buteo chromosome 22, bButBut1.hap1.1, whole genome shotgun sequence:
- the GAB3 gene encoding GRB2-associated-binding protein 3 isoform X1 — MSSGDVVCTGWLIKSPPEKKLKRYAWRKRWFVLRRGRMSGNPDVLEYYRNNHSKKPIRIIDLNECEVLKHSGPNFIKKEFQNNFVFIVRTTYRTFYLVAKTEEEMQIWVHNISQICNFGHLEDGTGSVESLSHTTSSPQPSPAASTHASRIADPSFSVDHAAADASAAEETPSESESVFLPDYLFLSNCESGKLSHNRCDSWSNSDRSLEQTSSDDVFVDSLQSQPSLYLIQPSSAGTMHQDGAPLANPSTVSRNIDISGPPSDFSSSSPLLGTPLTPTFQIDKSQNALPFGVTQLDILSNTPPPRPPKPTHFSDRRGDEVGGGAIQNGHAGICRAQVALVPRRISLSSLDNVRNWKADMEGSSLRSRDKRLSLNLPCRFSPLYSTASDSTEDSYVPMRPSTSPSAPGSDCSPDGYIPMSPGSATFTFPVVSTEKLTSPLPELPSDLEPPPVNRDLKPRRKSRPPPLDLRSLSTIREHAAVTRTWTVPYNRMSFISPERDGINSARIFANSVSGEEEESYIHMEHRQATSPYSGAFPWTRKSNLDYLALDFNSASPSPVQKKPFLSEEQRVDYVQVDEQKTQALQNTKQEWTDERQSKV, encoded by the exons GCATGGCGGAAGCGTTGGTTCGTGCTGCGCAGAGGCCGCATGAGCGGGAACCCAGACGTGCTGGAGTACTACAGGAACAACCACTCCAAAAAGCCCATTCGGATCATCGACCTCAACGAGTGCGAAGTGCTGAAACACTCGGGGCCCAACTTCATCAAGAAGGAATTTCAGAACAACTTCGTCTTCATCGTGAGGACCACCTACCGCACCTTCTACCTGGTAGCCAAAACTGAGGAGGAGATGCAGATCTGGGTGCACAACATCAGCCAGATCTGTAACTTTGGACATCTGGAAGATGGCACAG GTTCGGTGGAGAGCTTGTCTCACACGACCTCGTCCCCGCAGCCGTCGCCGGCAGCCTCCACCCATGCCTCCCGCATCGCCGATCCCTCCTTCTCGGTCGACCACGCTGCTGCTGACGCATCTGCCGCAGAGGAAACCCCCAGCGAGTCGGAGTCGGTCTTCCTCCCCGACTACCTCTTCCTCTCCAACTGCGAGTCGGGCAAGCTCAGCCACAACAG GTGTGACAGCTGGTCGAATTCGGACAGATCTCTGGAGCAAACCTCATCGGACGATGTTTTTGTCGACTCCTTGCAGTCCCAGCCCTCCTTGTACCTTATACAGCCGTCCAGCGCTGGCACCATGCACCAGGACGGGGCCCCTTTGGCAAATCCCAGCACCGTGTCCAGGAACATAGACATTAGCGGGCCACCCAGTgacttttcctcctcttctccgcTGCTGGGGACGCCACTGACACCAACTTTTCAGATTGACAAGAGCCAAAACGCGCTGCCCTTCGGTGTAACCCAGCTGGACATCCTGTCCAACACacccccgccgcggccgcccaAGCCAACCCACTTCTCAGACAGGAGAGGGGACGAGGTGGGCGGCGGGGCCATCCAGAACGGGCACGCAGGGATCTGCCGGGCTCAGGTCGCTCTGGTGCCCAGGAGGATCTCCTTGTCCAGCTTGGACAACGTGAGGAACTGGAAAG caGACATGGAAGGCAGTTCTTTAAGAAGTCGGGATAAGAGGCTTAGCTTGAATTTG CCCTGTCGGTTCTCACCGCTCTACTCGACTGCTTCGGACAGCACGGAGGACAGCTACGTGCCCATGCGccccagcacctctccctcTGCGCCCGGCTCCGACTGTTCACCCGACGGCTACATCCCCATGAGCCCCGGCTCAGCCACGTTTACCTTCCCTGTCGTCAGCACTGAAAAACTCACCAGCCCATTACCTGAGCTTCCCTCAGACCTGGAGCCCCCTCCCGTGAACCGAGACCTCAAGCCTCGTAGGAAAT CACGGCCACCTCCTCTGGACTTGAGGAGCCTCTCCACGATCCGGGAGCATGCTGCCGTGACCAGGACGTGGACTGTGCCTTA CAATCGAATGAGCTTTATCTCACCAGAAAGAGACGGTATTAATTCAGCAAGAATATTTGCCAATTCAGTTTccggagaagaggaagaaagttaCATTCATATG GAACACAGACAGGCAACATCTCCATACAGTGGTGCTTTTCCGTGGACAAGGAAATCTAACCTTGATTACTTAGCATTGGATTTTAATTCTGCTTCCCCATCCCCTGTACAGAAG AAACCTTTTCTCTCTGAGGAGCAAAGAGTGGACTATGTCCAGGTAGATGAACAGAAGACTCAAGCTTTACAGAACACTAAGCAGGAATGGACAGATGAGAGGCAATCAAAAGTCTAA
- the GAB3 gene encoding GRB2-associated-binding protein 3 isoform X3 — MSGNPDVLEYYRNNHSKKPIRIIDLNECEVLKHSGPNFIKKEFQNNFVFIVRTTYRTFYLVAKTEEEMQIWVHNISQICNFGHLEDGTGSVESLSHTTSSPQPSPAASTHASRIADPSFSVDHAAADASAAEETPSESESVFLPDYLFLSNCESGKLSHNRCDSWSNSDRSLEQTSSDDVFVDSLQSQPSLYLIQPSSAGTMHQDGAPLANPSTVSRNIDISGPPSDFSSSSPLLGTPLTPTFQIDKSQNALPFGVTQLDILSNTPPPRPPKPTHFSDRRGDEVGGGAIQNGHAGICRAQVALVPRRISLSSLDNVRNWKADMEGSSLRSRDKRLSLNLPCRFSPLYSTASDSTEDSYVPMRPSTSPSAPGSDCSPDGYIPMSPGSATFTFPVVSTEKLTSPLPELPSDLEPPPVNRDLKPRRKSRPPPLDLRSLSTIREHAAVTRTWTVPYNRMSFISPERDGINSARIFANSVSGEEEESYIHMEHRQATSPYSGAFPWTRKSNLDYLALDFNSASPSPVQKKPFLSEEQRVDYVQVDEQKTQALQNTKQEWTDERQSKV; from the exons ATGAGCGGGAACCCAGACGTGCTGGAGTACTACAGGAACAACCACTCCAAAAAGCCCATTCGGATCATCGACCTCAACGAGTGCGAAGTGCTGAAACACTCGGGGCCCAACTTCATCAAGAAGGAATTTCAGAACAACTTCGTCTTCATCGTGAGGACCACCTACCGCACCTTCTACCTGGTAGCCAAAACTGAGGAGGAGATGCAGATCTGGGTGCACAACATCAGCCAGATCTGTAACTTTGGACATCTGGAAGATGGCACAG GTTCGGTGGAGAGCTTGTCTCACACGACCTCGTCCCCGCAGCCGTCGCCGGCAGCCTCCACCCATGCCTCCCGCATCGCCGATCCCTCCTTCTCGGTCGACCACGCTGCTGCTGACGCATCTGCCGCAGAGGAAACCCCCAGCGAGTCGGAGTCGGTCTTCCTCCCCGACTACCTCTTCCTCTCCAACTGCGAGTCGGGCAAGCTCAGCCACAACAG GTGTGACAGCTGGTCGAATTCGGACAGATCTCTGGAGCAAACCTCATCGGACGATGTTTTTGTCGACTCCTTGCAGTCCCAGCCCTCCTTGTACCTTATACAGCCGTCCAGCGCTGGCACCATGCACCAGGACGGGGCCCCTTTGGCAAATCCCAGCACCGTGTCCAGGAACATAGACATTAGCGGGCCACCCAGTgacttttcctcctcttctccgcTGCTGGGGACGCCACTGACACCAACTTTTCAGATTGACAAGAGCCAAAACGCGCTGCCCTTCGGTGTAACCCAGCTGGACATCCTGTCCAACACacccccgccgcggccgcccaAGCCAACCCACTTCTCAGACAGGAGAGGGGACGAGGTGGGCGGCGGGGCCATCCAGAACGGGCACGCAGGGATCTGCCGGGCTCAGGTCGCTCTGGTGCCCAGGAGGATCTCCTTGTCCAGCTTGGACAACGTGAGGAACTGGAAAG caGACATGGAAGGCAGTTCTTTAAGAAGTCGGGATAAGAGGCTTAGCTTGAATTTG CCCTGTCGGTTCTCACCGCTCTACTCGACTGCTTCGGACAGCACGGAGGACAGCTACGTGCCCATGCGccccagcacctctccctcTGCGCCCGGCTCCGACTGTTCACCCGACGGCTACATCCCCATGAGCCCCGGCTCAGCCACGTTTACCTTCCCTGTCGTCAGCACTGAAAAACTCACCAGCCCATTACCTGAGCTTCCCTCAGACCTGGAGCCCCCTCCCGTGAACCGAGACCTCAAGCCTCGTAGGAAAT CACGGCCACCTCCTCTGGACTTGAGGAGCCTCTCCACGATCCGGGAGCATGCTGCCGTGACCAGGACGTGGACTGTGCCTTA CAATCGAATGAGCTTTATCTCACCAGAAAGAGACGGTATTAATTCAGCAAGAATATTTGCCAATTCAGTTTccggagaagaggaagaaagttaCATTCATATG GAACACAGACAGGCAACATCTCCATACAGTGGTGCTTTTCCGTGGACAAGGAAATCTAACCTTGATTACTTAGCATTGGATTTTAATTCTGCTTCCCCATCCCCTGTACAGAAG AAACCTTTTCTCTCTGAGGAGCAAAGAGTGGACTATGTCCAGGTAGATGAACAGAAGACTCAAGCTTTACAGAACACTAAGCAGGAATGGACAGATGAGAGGCAATCAAAAGTCTAA
- the GAB3 gene encoding GRB2-associated-binding protein 3 isoform X2, with protein MSSGDVVCTGWLIKSPPEKKLKRYAWRKRWFVLRRGRMSGNPDVLEYYRNNHSKKPIRIIDLNECEVLKHSGPNFIKKEFQNNFVFIVRTTYRTFYLVAKTEEEMQIWVHNISQICNFGHLEDGTGSVESLSHTTSSPQPSPAASTHASRIADPSFSVDHAAADASAAEETPSESESVFLPDYLFLSNCESGKLSHNRCDSWSNSDRSLEQTSSDDVFVDSLQSQPSLYLIQPSSAGTMHQDGAPLANPSTVSRNIDISGPPSDFSSSSPLLGTPLTPTFQIDKSQNALPFGVTQLDILSNTPPPRPPKPTHFSDRRGDEVGGGAIQNGHAGICRAQVALVPRRISLSSLDNVRNWKDMEGSSLRSRDKRLSLNLPCRFSPLYSTASDSTEDSYVPMRPSTSPSAPGSDCSPDGYIPMSPGSATFTFPVVSTEKLTSPLPELPSDLEPPPVNRDLKPRRKSRPPPLDLRSLSTIREHAAVTRTWTVPYNRMSFISPERDGINSARIFANSVSGEEEESYIHMEHRQATSPYSGAFPWTRKSNLDYLALDFNSASPSPVQKKPFLSEEQRVDYVQVDEQKTQALQNTKQEWTDERQSKV; from the exons GCATGGCGGAAGCGTTGGTTCGTGCTGCGCAGAGGCCGCATGAGCGGGAACCCAGACGTGCTGGAGTACTACAGGAACAACCACTCCAAAAAGCCCATTCGGATCATCGACCTCAACGAGTGCGAAGTGCTGAAACACTCGGGGCCCAACTTCATCAAGAAGGAATTTCAGAACAACTTCGTCTTCATCGTGAGGACCACCTACCGCACCTTCTACCTGGTAGCCAAAACTGAGGAGGAGATGCAGATCTGGGTGCACAACATCAGCCAGATCTGTAACTTTGGACATCTGGAAGATGGCACAG GTTCGGTGGAGAGCTTGTCTCACACGACCTCGTCCCCGCAGCCGTCGCCGGCAGCCTCCACCCATGCCTCCCGCATCGCCGATCCCTCCTTCTCGGTCGACCACGCTGCTGCTGACGCATCTGCCGCAGAGGAAACCCCCAGCGAGTCGGAGTCGGTCTTCCTCCCCGACTACCTCTTCCTCTCCAACTGCGAGTCGGGCAAGCTCAGCCACAACAG GTGTGACAGCTGGTCGAATTCGGACAGATCTCTGGAGCAAACCTCATCGGACGATGTTTTTGTCGACTCCTTGCAGTCCCAGCCCTCCTTGTACCTTATACAGCCGTCCAGCGCTGGCACCATGCACCAGGACGGGGCCCCTTTGGCAAATCCCAGCACCGTGTCCAGGAACATAGACATTAGCGGGCCACCCAGTgacttttcctcctcttctccgcTGCTGGGGACGCCACTGACACCAACTTTTCAGATTGACAAGAGCCAAAACGCGCTGCCCTTCGGTGTAACCCAGCTGGACATCCTGTCCAACACacccccgccgcggccgcccaAGCCAACCCACTTCTCAGACAGGAGAGGGGACGAGGTGGGCGGCGGGGCCATCCAGAACGGGCACGCAGGGATCTGCCGGGCTCAGGTCGCTCTGGTGCCCAGGAGGATCTCCTTGTCCAGCTTGGACAACGTGAGGAACTGGAAAG ACATGGAAGGCAGTTCTTTAAGAAGTCGGGATAAGAGGCTTAGCTTGAATTTG CCCTGTCGGTTCTCACCGCTCTACTCGACTGCTTCGGACAGCACGGAGGACAGCTACGTGCCCATGCGccccagcacctctccctcTGCGCCCGGCTCCGACTGTTCACCCGACGGCTACATCCCCATGAGCCCCGGCTCAGCCACGTTTACCTTCCCTGTCGTCAGCACTGAAAAACTCACCAGCCCATTACCTGAGCTTCCCTCAGACCTGGAGCCCCCTCCCGTGAACCGAGACCTCAAGCCTCGTAGGAAAT CACGGCCACCTCCTCTGGACTTGAGGAGCCTCTCCACGATCCGGGAGCATGCTGCCGTGACCAGGACGTGGACTGTGCCTTA CAATCGAATGAGCTTTATCTCACCAGAAAGAGACGGTATTAATTCAGCAAGAATATTTGCCAATTCAGTTTccggagaagaggaagaaagttaCATTCATATG GAACACAGACAGGCAACATCTCCATACAGTGGTGCTTTTCCGTGGACAAGGAAATCTAACCTTGATTACTTAGCATTGGATTTTAATTCTGCTTCCCCATCCCCTGTACAGAAG AAACCTTTTCTCTCTGAGGAGCAAAGAGTGGACTATGTCCAGGTAGATGAACAGAAGACTCAAGCTTTACAGAACACTAAGCAGGAATGGACAGATGAGAGGCAATCAAAAGTCTAA
- the GAB3 gene encoding GRB2-associated-binding protein 3 isoform X4 encodes MSSGDVVCTGWLIKSPPEKKLKRYAWRKRWFVLRRGRMSGNPDVLEYYRNNHSKKPIRIIDLNECEVLKHSGPNFIKKEFQNNFVFIVRTTYRTFYLVAKTEEEMQIWVHNISQICNFGHLEDGTGSVESLSHTTSSPQPSPAASTHASRIADPSFSVDHAAADASAAEETPSESESVFLPDYLFLSNCESGKLSHNRCDSWSNSDRSLEQTSSDDVFVDSLQSQPSLYLIQPSSAGTMHQDGAPLANPSTVSRNIDISGPPSDFSSSSPLLGTPLTPTFQIDKSQNALPFGVTQLDILSNTPPPRPPKPTHFSDRRGDEVGGGAIQNGHAGICRAQVALVPRRISLSSLDNVRNWKADMEGSSLRSRDKRLSLNLPCRFSPLYSTASDSTEDSYVPMRPSTSPSAPGSDCSPDGYIPMSPGSATFTFPVVSTEKLTSPLPELPSDLEPPPVNRDLKPRRKSRPPPLDLRSLSTIREHAAVTRTWTVP; translated from the exons GCATGGCGGAAGCGTTGGTTCGTGCTGCGCAGAGGCCGCATGAGCGGGAACCCAGACGTGCTGGAGTACTACAGGAACAACCACTCCAAAAAGCCCATTCGGATCATCGACCTCAACGAGTGCGAAGTGCTGAAACACTCGGGGCCCAACTTCATCAAGAAGGAATTTCAGAACAACTTCGTCTTCATCGTGAGGACCACCTACCGCACCTTCTACCTGGTAGCCAAAACTGAGGAGGAGATGCAGATCTGGGTGCACAACATCAGCCAGATCTGTAACTTTGGACATCTGGAAGATGGCACAG GTTCGGTGGAGAGCTTGTCTCACACGACCTCGTCCCCGCAGCCGTCGCCGGCAGCCTCCACCCATGCCTCCCGCATCGCCGATCCCTCCTTCTCGGTCGACCACGCTGCTGCTGACGCATCTGCCGCAGAGGAAACCCCCAGCGAGTCGGAGTCGGTCTTCCTCCCCGACTACCTCTTCCTCTCCAACTGCGAGTCGGGCAAGCTCAGCCACAACAG GTGTGACAGCTGGTCGAATTCGGACAGATCTCTGGAGCAAACCTCATCGGACGATGTTTTTGTCGACTCCTTGCAGTCCCAGCCCTCCTTGTACCTTATACAGCCGTCCAGCGCTGGCACCATGCACCAGGACGGGGCCCCTTTGGCAAATCCCAGCACCGTGTCCAGGAACATAGACATTAGCGGGCCACCCAGTgacttttcctcctcttctccgcTGCTGGGGACGCCACTGACACCAACTTTTCAGATTGACAAGAGCCAAAACGCGCTGCCCTTCGGTGTAACCCAGCTGGACATCCTGTCCAACACacccccgccgcggccgcccaAGCCAACCCACTTCTCAGACAGGAGAGGGGACGAGGTGGGCGGCGGGGCCATCCAGAACGGGCACGCAGGGATCTGCCGGGCTCAGGTCGCTCTGGTGCCCAGGAGGATCTCCTTGTCCAGCTTGGACAACGTGAGGAACTGGAAAG caGACATGGAAGGCAGTTCTTTAAGAAGTCGGGATAAGAGGCTTAGCTTGAATTTG CCCTGTCGGTTCTCACCGCTCTACTCGACTGCTTCGGACAGCACGGAGGACAGCTACGTGCCCATGCGccccagcacctctccctcTGCGCCCGGCTCCGACTGTTCACCCGACGGCTACATCCCCATGAGCCCCGGCTCAGCCACGTTTACCTTCCCTGTCGTCAGCACTGAAAAACTCACCAGCCCATTACCTGAGCTTCCCTCAGACCTGGAGCCCCCTCCCGTGAACCGAGACCTCAAGCCTCGTAGGAAAT CACGGCCACCTCCTCTGGACTTGAGGAGCCTCTCCACGATCCGGGAGCATGCTGCCGTGACCAGGACGTGGACTGTGCCTTA G